Part of the Virgibacillus natechei genome is shown below.
ATTAGTAGCGTTTTATTTTTGAGCATCGGAATCCTCCATTCGAGAGATGGGTCTATCATTAAAAACTATGAAAGATTCCTGTTAAAAATACCAATTTATCTATCTTTTTATTTTATTATTATGTTTTATGATGGACTCACACTTCCGTATTTGCCGCCACCACCTGCTTTGATTGCTAATTTTCCTTCTCGCATTTGAATAATAGAATTTGCTAGTTTCTCAGGAATTACTTCACTTAATTGGTCGAAAGTTGCGAAGTGTAACACATTCATTTCTGTATCAAACTGATTTATTAGCTTTTCAAATGTTTTTTTACCTAAAGATGGTAAATACTCTAATGGTACTTGGTATAAGTATGGGGGTCTCTCTCTTAATCGCTCATTTATATTTTTCAATTCTAAAATTCGATCCAGTACACCCTTTATTATTTTTACGCTACCACATTTATTGCATTTCAATGTTTGTGATGGTAACAGTTCTAAACAGTTATCGCAAACGGTAGTATGGTATTTTCCAAGTTGCGGATTCATCCCAAAATTTTGTCTTATTTTTCTATCATTTACCTCGTGAAGAGCCCAGTTAAATTCTTTAAAAGAAGGCTCTTTCATATTTATCTCCTGATATTCACGTGCTATTTTGGGTAATGAATGCGCATCAGAATTCGTAATGAACGTGTAGTTATGCAATTCTTTAATTTGGTCAGCCATTCGTGTATCTGAACTTAGGCCAAGTTCAATTCCATCAATCAAATCAGGATCAAATACTTCATTTAATGAAGCCTCTACCCCTCTTCCATATAAACTTTTAAACGGTGTAAATACATGAGCAGGAATAAAAATCCCCTCTAATTCCTTCACTTTATATTGTAATTCTTTTGCA
Proteins encoded:
- a CDS encoding endonuclease Q family protein: MLTSYFADMHIHIGRDMNGNPVKITGAKSLTLTNILKESSRNKGIDMIGVIDSQSPAVQQEIKQLIEANEAYQLDDGGIRFENVTLLPGSEIEVYDENCKGPIHVLCYFPTLEKIEQFSEWLTTKMKNITLSSQRYYGTAKELQYKVKELEGIFIPAHVFTPFKSLYGRGVEASLNEVFDPDLIDGIELGLSSDTRMADQIKELHNYTFITNSDAHSLPKIAREYQEINMKEPSFKEFNWALHEVNDRKIRQNFGMNPQLGKYHTTVCDNCLELLPSQTLKCNKCGSVKIIKGVLDRILELKNINERLRERPPYLYQVPLEYLPSLGKKTFEKLINQFDTEMNVLHFATFDQLSEVIPEKLANSIIQMREGKLAIKAGGGGKYGSVSPS